The following coding sequences lie in one Magnetospirillum sp. WYHS-4 genomic window:
- a CDS encoding SpoIIE family protein phosphatase — protein MTETDSVALEKPATGISGLGLRGRTVLVMTAIWLVFVLVAMASLYLVTGTVAERLGSYFALRHVQWHKERLMATMSRELALARKMALSPLLQDWAENEENPELRRRALAELESFRDILSSRAWFVVSARTGHYFYNDAEDKYAGKELVDTVHANEPRDKWFFKTLNSPAPYNLNIDTDKALHVTKLWMNVAMTRPDGRRVGAAGTGVDLTQFVRDFVASSEEGAYVVLFDGGGGIQGHQRAELIDFMTRFKSESERSTVWRLFEREDDRQKVRQAMADLAAGRIQEASFAVRIEGRRHLIALTWLSEIDWYDMSVLDFDKVVGFQRFLPVAGGLAGALLVAILVIVLLVNRMVLTPLMQLVRSTQAVAAGNYDIRIDSDRRDEIGHLTNAFDRMAEKVRDYMRTLEDKVRARTEELQDSNRKITDGIRYASMIQSAVMPTRDEVATRLPDHFALWKPRDIVGGDFWFYAQTDGGFLLAVADCTGHGVPGAIMSTAAHSVLEQALGEIGPDDPGALLASVNARLRSRFNRSADYSLDNGLDLAVVCCDLRGGHLRFAGARIDLTIADAEGIRDIKGAPRSIGYRRSGAAPAFATHEVALAAGQSFYMVSDGYLDQSGGERGLPFGRRRFHDLVAAHGGLPMAEQAVVFERQLAEWQGKYPQRDDITLVGFRVTGDDRGDEA, from the coding sequence ATGACCGAGACGGATTCCGTCGCCTTGGAAAAGCCGGCCACCGGTATTTCCGGCCTGGGTCTGCGCGGGCGAACCGTGTTGGTGATGACGGCCATCTGGCTGGTTTTCGTGCTGGTTGCCATGGCTTCGCTGTACCTGGTGACCGGAACCGTCGCCGAACGGCTGGGCAGCTACTTTGCCCTGCGCCATGTGCAGTGGCACAAGGAACGCCTGATGGCGACCATGTCCCGCGAACTGGCCTTGGCCCGCAAGATGGCCCTGTCTCCCCTGTTGCAGGATTGGGCGGAAAACGAGGAAAATCCGGAATTGCGGCGGCGGGCCCTGGCGGAACTGGAAAGTTTCCGGGATATTCTGTCCTCCCGCGCGTGGTTCGTGGTCTCCGCCAGGACCGGCCACTACTTCTACAACGATGCCGAAGACAAGTATGCCGGCAAGGAGTTGGTCGATACGGTCCACGCCAATGAACCGCGCGACAAGTGGTTCTTCAAGACCCTGAATTCGCCAGCGCCTTACAACCTCAACATCGATACCGACAAGGCATTGCACGTTACCAAGCTCTGGATGAACGTGGCGATGACCCGGCCCGACGGACGCCGGGTGGGTGCGGCGGGGACCGGCGTCGACCTGACCCAGTTCGTCCGCGATTTCGTCGCCAGTTCCGAGGAAGGCGCCTATGTCGTCCTGTTCGATGGCGGGGGCGGTATCCAGGGCCACCAGCGGGCGGAATTGATCGACTTCATGACCCGCTTCAAGTCGGAGTCCGAACGGTCCACGGTTTGGCGGTTGTTCGAGCGCGAAGACGACCGCCAGAAGGTCCGCCAGGCCATGGCCGACTTGGCGGCGGGCCGCATTCAGGAAGCCTCCTTCGCGGTCCGCATCGAAGGCCGGCGCCATCTGATCGCTTTGACGTGGCTGTCCGAGATCGACTGGTACGACATGTCGGTGCTGGACTTCGACAAGGTGGTGGGGTTCCAGCGGTTCCTGCCGGTGGCCGGTGGCTTGGCCGGGGCCTTGCTGGTCGCCATCCTGGTGATCGTGCTGCTGGTCAACCGCATGGTCCTCACCCCCCTCATGCAACTGGTGCGGTCGACGCAGGCCGTTGCGGCGGGCAATTACGACATCCGCATCGACAGCGATCGGCGCGACGAGATCGGTCACCTCACCAACGCCTTCGACCGCATGGCCGAAAAGGTGAGGGACTACATGCGCACCCTGGAGGACAAGGTCCGGGCGCGAACCGAGGAACTGCAGGATTCCAACCGCAAGATCACCGATGGCATCCGCTATGCCAGCATGATTCAGTCGGCGGTCATGCCGACGCGCGACGAGGTGGCGACCCGCCTGCCGGATCATTTCGCGCTCTGGAAGCCGCGCGATATCGTGGGGGGGGACTTCTGGTTCTATGCCCAGACCGACGGGGGCTTCCTGCTGGCCGTGGCCGACTGCACGGGGCACGGGGTGCCGGGGGCGATCATGAGCACGGCGGCCCATTCGGTGCTGGAACAGGCGCTGGGCGAAATCGGCCCCGACGATCCGGGCGCGCTTCTCGCGTCCGTCAACGCGCGGTTGCGCAGCCGATTCAACCGCAGCGCCGACTACAGCCTCGACAATGGTCTCGACCTTGCCGTGGTGTGCTGCGACTTGCGGGGCGGCCACCTGCGCTTCGCCGGGGCCCGCATCGACCTGACCATTGCCGATGCCGAGGGGATACGGGACATCAAGGGAGCGCCGCGCAGCATCGGCTATCGACGTTCCGGCGCGGCACCCGCCTTCGCCACCCACGAGGTGGCGCTGGCGGCGGGACAATCCTTCTACATGGTCAGCGATGGCTATCTGGATCAGTCGGGAGGCGAACGCGGCCTGCCCTTCGGACGGCGGCGCTTTCACGACCTTGTGGCCGCGCACGGCGGCCTGCCGATGGCCGAACAGGCCGTCGTCTTCGAACGACAACTCGCCGAATGGCAGGGGAAGTACCCGCAGAGGGACGACATCACCCTCGTCGGGTTCCGTGTAACAGGGGATGACAGGGGGGACGAAGCATGA
- a CDS encoding thermonuclease family protein, which produces MRIPGLLLIAGLVVIAVPVRADQDGPACVESGDTLWVNGKRWKGHCEGGTRVALHGIAAPGPEEICRHESGRDFYCGRASAAFLLEQVKGRSVICRGDSFGADRRLLATCFVGGKELNALMVREGWAVADQRYSAKYLPDEEIARKARKNLWTMEWHPPWQPR; this is translated from the coding sequence ATGAGGATACCGGGACTTCTGTTGATCGCCGGACTTGTCGTGATCGCCGTGCCGGTGCGGGCCGACCAGGATGGCCCGGCCTGTGTCGAAAGCGGCGATACCCTCTGGGTCAACGGCAAGCGCTGGAAGGGGCATTGCGAGGGTGGCACCCGGGTGGCGCTGCATGGGATCGCCGCCCCGGGTCCCGAGGAAATATGTCGGCACGAAAGCGGCCGAGACTTCTACTGCGGGCGGGCGTCAGCGGCCTTCCTGCTGGAGCAGGTCAAGGGGCGTTCCGTAATCTGTCGCGGCGATTCTTTTGGCGCCGACAGGCGGCTGCTCGCCACATGCTTCGTGGGCGGCAAGGAACTCAACGCCCTCATGGTCCGCGAAGGCTGGGCCGTGGCGGATCAACGGTATTCCGCCAAGTACCTGCCGGACGAAGAAATCGCCCGCAAGGCTCGCAAGAACCTCTGGACCATGGAGTGGCATCCCCCCTGGCAACCGCGGTAA